One window of Trichoderma breve strain T069 chromosome 3, whole genome shotgun sequence genomic DNA carries:
- a CDS encoding interferon-related developmental regulator (IFRD) domain-containing protein yields MMNHARVKALKGNGKTVSKKAIKSGRASGSNTPRGSPLPSLLASPTNSAAHSRVTSDVSDDDGDFELDDMASSVYSGGSHDDTPEEPDALVFDTRALIEGLRDRKHNNGEMREYFLSVYIKTIRNHYTADTHLWLDDASGELAELFLHDSNRAATAKERLLSLHAYCLTIGTVGSLEIFDGAQKILKQIMTDDDDDDCRVYAIYALCLTVLYAGGLEEAALEIMEFLVEIVRTDGEHIEAHDNAVIVAAALQGWCYVASHVADFSDFADMAMDAFVDQLDSDDVEIQSNAGGCIALIFEASRNHVEETGEPFQLQYDPQRLAGRMGELAKLSAKSVSRKHRRSLRENLMSVVTSLERGVGPFYSTALYIPEKEYGYRCKLRLGNHVAKIDTWSLYFRTSLMRIIFKGGLQNHVFINPVVIECLEDAQFIQDYSPLQKPSKGRKR; encoded by the exons atgatgaaccACGCTCGagtcaaggccctcaagggCAACGGCAAAACCGTCTCCAAGAAGGCTATCAAGTCCGGTCGTGCATCCGGAAGCAACACGCCGCGGGGCTCTCCTCTGCCTTCCCTATTGGCATCGCCCACCAATTCTGCCGCCCACAGTCGCGTCACATCCGATGtcagcgacgatgatggcgattttGAATTGGACGACATGGCGTCAAGCGTTTACTCCGGCGGATCCCACGACGACACACCCGAAGAGCCCGACGCTCTCGTTTTCGATACAAGGGCTCTCATAGAAGGCCTTCGAGATCGAAAACACAACAACGGCGAGATGCGAGAATATTTCCTCAGCGTTTACATCAAAACGATTCGAAACCATTATACCGCTGATACCCACCTCTGGCTAGACGATGCCTCGGGTGAGCTGGCAGAGCTTTTCCTTCACGATTCAAATCGTGCTGCTACCGCCAAGGAACGACTACTAAGCCTGCACGCCTACTGCCTCACAATCGGAACGGTCGGGTCCCTGGAGATTTTTGATGGCGCACAAAAGATTCTCAAACAGATAATGacagacgatgatgacgatgattgTCGTGTCTATGCGATATATGCACTTTGTCTTACAGTGCTCTATGCTGGCGGCCTAGAGGAGGCTGCTCTGGAAATCATGGAGTTCCTTGTCGAGATTGTACGGACCGACGGAGAGCACATCGAGGCCCATGACAATGCCGTAATCGTCGCAGCCGCTCTCCAAGGATGGTGCTATGTTGCCAGCCATGTGGCGGACTTTTCCGACTTTGCCGATATGGCCATGGATGCGTTTGTGGATCAGCTTGATAGTGATGATGTGGAGATTCAGTCCAATGCCGGTGGCTGCATTGCCCTCATTTTTGAGGCGTCGCGGAACCACGTTGAAGAAACAGGCGAGCCGTTCCAGCTCCAGTATGATCCGCAAAGGTTGGCTGGCCGCATGGGTGAACTAGCCAAGCTCAGTGCCAAATCGGTATCGAGAAAGCACCGTCGGAGTCTGCGAGAAAATCTGATGAGCGTCGTGACCTCTCTCGAGAGGGGTGTTGGCCCTTTTTACTCTACCGCCCTCTACATTCCCGAAAAGG AGTACGGTTATCGATGCAAGCTGAGGTTGGGTAACCACGTGGCCAAGATTGATACTTGGTCTCTCTACTTCAGAACAAGCCTTATGAGGATTATCTTCAAGGGCGGACTTCAAAATCACGTCTTCATCAACCCGGTTGTAATAGAATGCTTGGAGGATGCACAATTCATACAAGACTACTCACCACTCCAGAAACCGTCAAAAGGCCGGAAGAGGTAG